The DNA region ATAAGGTAAGGCGGCAGTAATTGTATATCTCTCTGGGTGTGTAAGCTTTTCGGCCATTGATTTCAAATTAGGGTGCAAAAGTACTGATTTTGCACAGCATTACACAAGCAGATTTAATGAAGGAACTATTTAGTTTATTTCTTTGGCAGGTAAGTGAAACAAAAAAAGCCTTCGTTAGTCTCAATTCTAACGAAGGCTTTATAAATTATTGGGATGAGCTGATTATGCAACCATAACCGATTTGCTCATTTTGTGCTGTTGTACTTGAATACGATAGATATACTTGCCAGCCGCTAAATGTCCTGGTATTCTATCTTTAATATTAATCTCATTTACACCTTCGGACATGATGGCATTACTTATTGTACCTACTTTCTGTCCGATAATATTGAAAAGCTGAATATCTACATGGGCCGTAACGGGCATTTCCAAATAGATATGTGGCGAGTTTTCAGTAGGATAAAATGGTTTGTGAACAATAGAATTTAATTGTTCATTATTAGGTATTACAGGTTTATCCGTTAGTCCACCATCTGGTGAGGTAGGAATTGTTGGTTCACCATCACTATAAACAATATCGGGGAAATCGGTTCCACTACAATTAAATCCTAGATTAACCGGAGCATAGGTATGGCCTAGTAAATGTTGTTCCACTAAAGGTATGGGTACACAGAGCCATTCCGCCAAAACGGTGGCGTATAAGTCTCTGAAATCCATGGTATATTCTAGGTTACCTCTTCCATCTGGATTATCTAGTGTAGGGTGCTCTCCAACAAAAGCACTGCCTTGCAAACCTGGGCCAAAGAAAAGTGTTGGTGCTGCTTTACCGTGATCGGTTCCGTTAGATCCATTTTCAAAGATACGTCTCCCGAACTCTGAGAAGGTCATGCTAAGCACATTGTCATCATGTTCAGTATAAGCCAAATCTTCGTAAAAGTTGTCAATTGCAATAGAGAGGTTGCTCATTAATCGTTCGTGAGCCAATGGTTGGTTTCCGTGGGTATCAAAACCGCCCATGGAAATCATATAGACCTTTGTTCCTAAATTTCCTTTTATTAATCGAGCTAATAATGCCAGTTGTCTTGCAAAACTATTGGTTTGATATTCTACTTGGTTTGAACCTCTTTCCCAAGCTTCGTGGATTACACCAGAATATTCATAGGTGGTATTGGCCACACCTCTTAAAAATCTTAATTGGTCACCATACATACAGTCGTTAAATAACTCTTGTTCAAGACCGTAGCGAACGCCAGATTCTGCTATTTCTTCAAGTTGCTCCACATTGGAGGTTACAAATGCATAATTCGTTTCGTCTCCCTGAAAAACCAAACTTCCGAACTGACCAATTTGAATGGCAGCCGGAGCGGGTGGGGGAGAAATTAAGTAATCTGGGTAACATTCTTCAAAATGTCTTCCCATCCAGCCTGTGTTAAGTCCGCTGAAACCAGTTGAGGTTAAATCTGTATTGGCAAAAATATCAGACCCCGTAAAATGGGAAAGGCTTTGACCTTCGTAGCCCACACCATGAACCGCCTTAAATTGACCTTCGGCCCATCTAGGTTCTAATGACTTCATATAGGAAGGTATGCCGTATTCGTCCGTTAGTTTTAAAACTTTACTCTCGGGCACATAAATATTAGGTCTCGCATTGGCATACAAATCGAATTGATCGATCGGTATAACCGTACTAAGTCCATCATTACCACCGGAAAGGCGAATCAATATGAGAATATTATCGGTTTCCGTACCGGCTATAGCTGAGGTTAAAGGTGATGGGGCCGATGCCGTAAGCATATTACTGCCTAACATCATTGAGCCTGAACCTGCTATGCCTAATGCTTGTAAAAACGAGCGTCTGCTCCAAGATTTATGCTCTTGATCGTGACCTTCGTGTTCTAGTCCTTTATGGGGATCTGTGTGGTGAGTATCGCACATAATAGTAGGTTTACTTTAGTTGAAATTCTGGTTGTCTTGCAAGATATTGTATGAGTAGATATACTTGGGAAGGACCTTCCATTGCGGTGGCCAAGGTCCAAGTTGGAGTGCTTCCTCCCTCATAATATTGAGGAGGGACTTCATTTCTAAAAATAGCATATGCTTTATCGTATTCTGATTGGTTCAGCAAACCTTTTGGAAGTATAAAATCTATAATGGATTTTGCTACGATGTCTGGGTTGTTACTTGTGAGTCCGTCATTTCCTGATAATGAAAGGCCAAGAGTTCTAAATTCTTCGTCATCGGCATTAAAAAAATCTTCTAAGATGGTTTCTATAGTTAACCACCTGCCTATCATGAAATTGGTGTTGATCCACGAACGGTTTCTTTGCCAACCTGCCACATCAAATGGGTCAAACATACGCTGACTTAAAAGTCCGCTGTAGTTTATAAGACTTGCAATTGTGGTATCGTCATAACTAAAACTACTTTCTTTTACTAAGTTGAAATAGAAATCAAAAGGACTTTTTATAATAACTCCAATGGCTTCATCGTCAAAAAAATGTTGACTTTTAAACAGCTCGGATAATACTGGTGCAATCTCAAAATCATTGGCAATGAATATCGATGCCATACCCGAAATGATTACTTGTGCGTTTCCTGCATTGTCTTGGGAATCAGGATGAACAAAAAATTCATATAATTTTCTGCAGATGAATTCCGCTATTTCATTGGATCGTTGTTCAAATAGAATATTAATAACATCGTCATATCCCCAATTGCCCGCTTGTCCAAAAATGGTTTTGCTATCGGTGTCATGACGTTCGGCATCAAAAGTTACCTTTTCACAACCCAACTCACCACGCTCCACATAACCGGAAAGGGCACGTGCAGTTTCTATAATATCTTCTTCGGTATAATTGTTTCCTTCGCCTAAAGTAAATAACTCGTAAAGCTCTCGAGCGTAGTTCTCATTGGGGTTGTGGCCGTTATTGTAAACACCATCTAGGTAGTAGAGCATGGCGTCCGTAAGGCCAATTTCGCTCACAAACGTTTTAAAATTACCTAATGCGTTTCGCTGTAGGCAATTAACATAATGATATAGAAACGGGGTACATTCGTAAACATCTAGTTCTGTAACAAAATGATTGCTCCAAAAAAAGCTCATTCGGTCCAGGAGATTGTTG from Zobellia alginiliquefaciens includes:
- a CDS encoding DUF1501 domain-containing protein, giving the protein MCDTHHTDPHKGLEHEGHDQEHKSWSRRSFLQALGIAGSGSMMLGSNMLTASAPSPLTSAIAGTETDNILILIRLSGGNDGLSTVIPIDQFDLYANARPNIYVPESKVLKLTDEYGIPSYMKSLEPRWAEGQFKAVHGVGYEGQSLSHFTGSDIFANTDLTSTGFSGLNTGWMGRHFEECYPDYLISPPPAPAAIQIGQFGSLVFQGDETNYAFVTSNVEQLEEIAESGVRYGLEQELFNDCMYGDQLRFLRGVANTTYEYSGVIHEAWERGSNQVEYQTNSFARQLALLARLIKGNLGTKVYMISMGGFDTHGNQPLAHERLMSNLSIAIDNFYEDLAYTEHDDNVLSMTFSEFGRRIFENGSNGTDHGKAAPTLFFGPGLQGSAFVGEHPTLDNPDGRGNLEYTMDFRDLYATVLAEWLCVPIPLVEQHLLGHTYAPVNLGFNCSGTDFPDIVYSDGEPTIPTSPDGGLTDKPVIPNNEQLNSIVHKPFYPTENSPHIYLEMPVTAHVDIQLFNIIGQKVGTISNAIMSEGVNEINIKDRIPGHLAAGKYIYRIQVQQHKMSKSVMVA
- a CDS encoding DUF1800 domain-containing protein produces the protein MEYFVNCNTAPLALYTTPLDRTRAAHLYRRLGFSASVETIDQAVGSTAETIVNALMAQAMSAPLIPAPEWADWNGSNYPEDNTLRNQLRRTQESDFSLAYGKSMLNNNLLDRMSFFWSNHFVTELDVYECTPFLYHYVNCLQRNALGNFKTFVSEIGLTDAMLYYLDGVYNNGHNPNENYARELYELFTLGEGNNYTEEDIIETARALSGYVERGELGCEKVTFDAERHDTDSKTIFGQAGNWGYDDVINILFEQRSNEIAEFICRKLYEFFVHPDSQDNAGNAQVIISGMASIFIANDFEIAPVLSELFKSQHFFDDEAIGVIIKSPFDFYFNLVKESSFSYDDTTIASLINYSGLLSQRMFDPFDVAGWQRNRSWINTNFMIGRWLTIETILEDFFNADDEEFRTLGLSLSGNDGLTSNNPDIVAKSIIDFILPKGLLNQSEYDKAYAIFRNEVPPQYYEGGSTPTWTLATAMEGPSQVYLLIQYLARQPEFQLK